From Homo sapiens chromosome 6, GRCh38.p14 Primary Assembly, the proteins below share one genomic window:
- the CCN2 gene encoding CCN family member 2 precursor, which produces MTAASMGPVRVAFVVLLALCSRPAVGQNCSGPCRCPDEPAPRCPAGVSLVLDGCGCCRVCAKQLGELCTERDPCDPHKGLFCHFGSPANRKIGVCTAKDGAPCIFGGTVYRSGESFQSSCKYQCTCLDGAVGCMPLCSMDVRLPSPDCPFPRRVKLPGKCCEEWVCDEPKDQTVVGPALAAYRLEDTFGPDPTMIRANCLVQTTEWSACSKTCGMGISTRVTNDNASCRLEKQSRLCMVRPCEADLEENIKKGKKCIRTPKISKPIKFELSGCTSMKTYRAKFCGVCTDGRCCTPHRTTTLPVEFKCPDGEVMKKNMMFIKTCACHYNCPGDNDIFESLYYRKMYGDMA; this is translated from the exons ATGACCGCCGCCAGTATGGGCCCCGTCCGCGTCGCCTTCGTGGTCCTCCTCGCCCTCTGCAGCCGG CCGGCCGTCGGCCAGAACTGCAGCGGGCCGTGCCGGTGCCCGGACGAGCCGGCGCCGCGCTGCCCGGCGGGCGTGAGCCTCGTGCTGGACGGCTGCGGCTGCTGCCGCGTCTGCGCCAAGCAGCTGGGCGAGCTGTGCACCGAGCGCGACCCATGCGACCCGCACAAGGGCCTATTCTGTCACTTCGGCTCCCCGGCCAACCGCAAGATCGGCGTGTGCACCG cCAAAGATGGTGCTCCCTGCATCTTCGGTGGTACGGTGTACCGCAGCGGAGAGTCCTTCCAGAGCAGCTGCAAGTACCAGTGCACGTGCCTGGACGGGGCGGTGGGCTGCATGCCCCTGTGCAGCATGGACGTTCGTCTGCCCAGCCCTGACTGCCCCTTCCCGAGGAGGGTCAAGCTGCCCGGGAAATGCTGCGAGGAGTGGGTGTGTGACGAGCCCAAGGACCAAACCGTGGTTGGGCCTGCCCTCGCGG CTTACCGACTGGAAGACACGTTTGGCCCAGACCCAACTATGATTAGAGCCAACTGCCTGGTCCAGACCACAGAGTGGAGCGCCTGTTCCAAGACCTGTGGGATGGGCATCTCCACCCGGGTTACCAATGACAACGCCTCCTGCAGGCTAGAGAAGCAGAGCCGCCTGTGCATGGTCAGGCCTTGCGAAGCTGACCTGGAAGAGAACATTAAG AAGGGCAAAAAGTGCATCCGTACTCCCAAAATCTCCAAGCCTATCAAGTTTGAGCTTTCTGGCTGCACCAGCATGAAGACATACCGAGCTAAATTCTGTGGAGTATGTACCGACGGCCGATGCTGCACCCCCCACAGAACCACCACCCTGCCGGTGGAGTTCAAGTGCCCTGACGGCGAGGTCATGAAGAAGAACATGATGTTCATCAAGACCTGTGCCTGCCATTACAACTGTCCCGGAGACAATGACATCTTTGAATCGCTGTACTACAGGAAGATGTACGGAGACATGGCATGA